A stretch of Argiope bruennichi chromosome 10, qqArgBrue1.1, whole genome shotgun sequence DNA encodes these proteins:
- the LOC129988912 gene encoding achaete-scute homolog 1-like: protein MMSIGSNMHRMLNSGEDARRLLYLSSLHQSSQNLISAPKDDILAVRRNPLDISQQSHLPQQQNSQRIQSCPTPNTSTNKRNAFGATQPNTAVSRRNARERKRVRLVNLGFSTLRERVPPGAKNKKLSKVETLRAAIDYIGQLQRMLGMAEPQSFEDKNFQSMLSDENYGQDDCSSVASSEEIGVVGGSCGPSGGSGDLSPASSHPSDYSLVSSPYTNQATQDDHLMDIGLWFS from the coding sequence ATGATGTCGATCGGAAGCAATATGCATCGCATGCTAAACTCAGGAGAAGATGCTAGACGTCTGTTATATCTTTCTTCTCTTCACCAGTCTTCCCAAAATCTTATTTCCGCTCCAAAAGATGATATTCTTGCGGTCAGAAGAAATCCCTTGGACATTAGCCAACAATCCCATTTACCTCAGCAGCAAAACAGTCAGCGAATTCAGAGTTGTCCTACGCCAAATACCTCAACTAACAAACGAAATGCTTTCGGTGCTACACAGCCAAATACCGCCGTATCCCGCCGCAACGCACGGGAAAGGAAGCGAGTTCGTCTCGTAAACTTAGGATTTTCAACTCTGAGAGAACGAGTGCCACCAGgggcaaaaaataaaaaactaagtAAAGTTGAGACACTTAGAGCTGCTATTGATTATATTGGACAATTACAGCGCATGCTGGGAATGGCTGAGCCACAGTCCTTTgaggataaaaattttcaaagcatgCTTTCAGACGAGAATTATGGACAGGATGATTGTTCTTCGGTGGCATCTTCGGAAGAAATTGGTGTTGTTGGAGGCTCTTGTGGACCTTCTGGAGGATCTGGGGATCTATCGCCAGCGTCCAGTCATCCCTCGGACTATTCCCTAGTGTCATCACCCTATACAAACCAAGCAACTCAAGATGACCACTTAATGGACATTGGCCTTTGGTTTTCGTAA